From one Pseudodesulfovibrio senegalensis genomic stretch:
- a CDS encoding cytochrome ubiquinol oxidase subunit I has protein sequence MDALMLSRLQFAAATAFHFIFVPLTLGMSVLIACMETAFVRTGKEVYRKMAKFWGKIFLVNFALGVVTGITLEFQFGTNWAGYSAYVGDIFGSLLAIEATAAFFLESTFIGVWTFGWDRLSPKAHMVTAWLVAGASNLSAVWILIANGFMQQPMGYVMRNGRAELADFMAVITNMFAWHEFMHTILGSFAVAAFFVMGVSAWHLLRKNETDFFKKSFRLGATLAILASLLVAIQGHSHGNHVAEVQPAKLAAMESHWETQKYAPMYLLQIPGQKGNVLEAIPIPGLLSFLAFNDPSAEVVGLNDIPADEHPPVVLTFLAFRGMVGLGTLMILVAGFAWLKRNTIEEYPKFLKILPFLIPVPYIAIELGWIVAEVGRQPWIVYGLMRTSDGVSNVTAAQVSFSLIVMSAIYTLLGICGIWLMMRFAKQGPVEGH, from the coding sequence ATGGATGCTCTGATGCTTTCCCGGTTGCAGTTTGCCGCTGCCACCGCCTTCCACTTCATTTTCGTGCCCCTGACCCTGGGAATGTCCGTGCTCATTGCCTGCATGGAAACCGCCTTTGTCAGGACCGGAAAGGAAGTGTACCGGAAAATGGCCAAGTTCTGGGGAAAAATCTTTCTGGTGAACTTTGCGCTGGGCGTGGTGACCGGCATCACGCTGGAATTCCAGTTCGGCACCAACTGGGCGGGCTATTCCGCCTACGTGGGCGACATTTTCGGTTCGCTGCTGGCCATCGAAGCCACGGCGGCCTTTTTTCTGGAATCCACGTTCATCGGCGTGTGGACCTTCGGGTGGGACAGGCTTTCGCCCAAGGCGCACATGGTCACCGCATGGCTGGTGGCCGGGGCCAGCAACCTTTCCGCGGTCTGGATTCTGATCGCCAACGGATTCATGCAGCAGCCCATGGGCTACGTGATGCGCAACGGCAGGGCCGAGCTGGCGGACTTCATGGCCGTTATCACCAACATGTTCGCATGGCACGAGTTCATGCACACCATTCTCGGCTCGTTTGCCGTGGCCGCGTTCTTTGTCATGGGCGTTTCCGCATGGCATCTGCTGCGCAAGAACGAAACCGACTTTTTCAAAAAGTCCTTCCGGCTGGGTGCAACGCTGGCCATTCTGGCCTCGCTGCTGGTTGCCATTCAGGGCCATTCCCACGGCAACCACGTGGCCGAGGTGCAGCCCGCCAAGCTCGCGGCCATGGAATCGCACTGGGAAACCCAGAAATACGCGCCCATGTACCTGCTCCAGATTCCGGGCCAAAAGGGCAACGTGCTGGAGGCCATCCCCATTCCGGGCCTGCTCAGTTTTCTGGCCTTCAATGACCCCTCGGCCGAGGTCGTGGGCCTGAACGACATCCCCGCAGACGAGCACCCGCCCGTGGTGCTGACCTTTTTGGCCTTCCGGGGCATGGTCGGGCTTGGAACGCTCATGATTCTGGTGGCCGGGTTTGCGTGGCTCAAGCGCAACACCATTGAGGAATACCCGAAATTCCTGAAGATTCTCCCGTTCCTCATTCCGGTGCCCTACATCGCCATCGAGTTGGGCTGGATCGTGGCCGAGGTGGGACGCCAGCCATGGATCGTGTACGGCCTCATGCGTACGTCGGACGGGGTTTCCAACGTCACGGCGGCGCAGGTGAGTTTCTCGCTCATCGTCATGTCCGCCATCTACACGCTGCTGGGCATCTGCGGCATCTGGCTCATGATGCGCTTTGCCAAGCAGGGACCTGTGGAAGGCCACTAG
- the cydB gene encoding cytochrome d ubiquinol oxidase subunit II, producing MESLHYTLATVWFLLWGVLWAMYFVLDGFDLGVGTLMPFLAKNETEKRVMYNSVGPFWDGNEVWLISAGGVTFAAFPLAYAQMFSGLYTPLMLLLFALILRGVSFEFRSKVDSAAWKKVWDTCQFVGSFLPALLLGVAFANIFQGLPLDDTHLNQANIFQLLNPYGLAGGVLFTVMFVLHGALWLSIRTQGDLQQRASNLAIKLWPVLVVITVLFLAFSAVSTQLFGNYLQTPLLFVVLALPVGGLVLMRVYMGAARWWAAWGASAVFIGGTTMFAIVGLFPAIIPSKPNPANSLTIMNSASSELTLKIMLGVAVVFVPIVMLYQFWAYKNFSHPVDEAELEY from the coding sequence ATGGAATCTCTGCACTATACCCTTGCCACTGTCTGGTTCCTGCTCTGGGGCGTGCTCTGGGCCATGTACTTTGTGCTCGACGGCTTTGATCTGGGCGTCGGAACCCTGATGCCCTTTCTGGCCAAGAACGAAACCGAAAAACGGGTCATGTACAACTCGGTGGGGCCGTTCTGGGACGGCAACGAGGTCTGGCTCATCAGCGCGGGCGGCGTAACCTTCGCGGCCTTTCCGCTGGCCTATGCCCAGATGTTCAGCGGGCTGTACACCCCGCTCATGCTGCTGCTCTTCGCCCTGATCCTGCGCGGGGTCTCTTTCGAATTCCGCTCCAAGGTGGACAGCGCGGCATGGAAAAAGGTCTGGGACACCTGCCAGTTCGTGGGCAGCTTCCTGCCCGCGCTGCTGCTGGGCGTGGCCTTTGCCAACATCTTCCAGGGACTGCCGCTGGACGATACGCACCTCAATCAGGCCAACATCTTCCAGCTGCTCAATCCCTACGGGTTGGCCGGCGGCGTGCTCTTCACGGTCATGTTCGTGCTGCACGGCGCGCTGTGGCTGTCCATCCGCACGCAGGGCGACCTGCAGCAGCGGGCCAGCAACCTCGCCATCAAGCTCTGGCCGGTGCTGGTGGTCATCACCGTGCTGTTCCTGGCCTTCTCGGCCGTGAGCACGCAGCTCTTCGGCAATTACCTGCAGACCCCGCTGCTCTTCGTGGTGCTGGCCCTGCCCGTGGGCGGGCTGGTGCTCATGCGCGTATACATGGGCGCGGCGCGCTGGTGGGCCGCATGGGGAGCCTCGGCCGTGTTCATCGGCGGCACGACCATGTTCGCCATAGTGGGACTGTTCCCGGCCATCATCCCGTCCAAGCCCAATCCGGCCAACAGCCTGACCATCATGAACTCCGCGTCCAGCGAGCTGACCCTCAAGATCATGCTCGGCGTGGCCGTGGTCTTCGTGCCTATCGTCATGCTCTACCAGTTCTGGGCCTACAAGAACTTCAGCCATCCCGTGGACGAGGCCGAGTTGGAATATTAA
- a CDS encoding Hsp20/alpha crystallin family protein produces MNWNPWMGLDMAAEELDQLMGEACPGGARGAAAVWKPVADMVEDRTGVTLRLDLPGVALEDVAVEIRGNELLVYGVRRSGSESSSNAFHVLERPCGPFARRFSLPVAVDRDSVCARLKHGVLTVTVERKSAERRIIPVD; encoded by the coding sequence ATGAACTGGAATCCGTGGATGGGGTTGGACATGGCCGCCGAAGAGCTGGACCAGCTCATGGGCGAGGCCTGTCCGGGCGGGGCGCGCGGCGCGGCCGCGGTCTGGAAGCCTGTGGCCGACATGGTCGAGGACCGCACCGGCGTGACCCTTCGTCTGGACCTGCCCGGCGTGGCGCTGGAAGACGTGGCCGTGGAGATTCGCGGCAACGAATTACTGGTCTACGGCGTGCGCCGTTCCGGGAGCGAATCGTCCAGCAACGCCTTTCATGTTCTGGAGCGGCCCTGCGGCCCGTTTGCGCGCCGCTTTTCCCTGCCTGTGGCCGTGGACCGCGATTCCGTGTGCGCCCGGCTCAAGCACGGCGTGCTGACCGTGACCGTGGAGCGCAAAAGCGCCGAGCGGCGCATCATCCCCGTGGACTGA
- the rsmG gene encoding 16S rRNA (guanine(527)-N(7))-methyltransferase RsmG translates to MATINADNVTRSVAKLGRKTTPEQADLLARYLGMLEQWNRRMNLVGPSRWEDMLDSLVVDSLYLAEFLNDRTLRADPLCLDLGAGAGLPGIPLRMFWQSGRYWLVEVRQKRVGFMRSALARLDLPRTEVFHGRAEDALERLQQSGQESTADLIVSKAFMPWDKLLDFTRPMLRPATGDQAGGQLVILSNDPPPENDLPDTWNLMAAASYPVQKKQHYFWALSPC, encoded by the coding sequence ATGGCAACCATCAACGCAGACAACGTGACCCGCTCCGTAGCGAAGCTGGGCCGGAAAACCACCCCGGAACAGGCCGACCTGCTGGCGCGCTACCTCGGCATGCTCGAACAGTGGAACCGCAGGATGAACCTTGTGGGGCCGTCGCGCTGGGAAGACATGCTGGACTCGCTGGTGGTGGACAGCCTGTACCTTGCCGAATTCCTGAACGACCGGACCCTGCGGGCGGACCCGCTCTGCCTTGATCTGGGCGCGGGAGCCGGGCTGCCCGGCATTCCCCTGCGCATGTTCTGGCAAAGCGGACGCTACTGGCTGGTGGAGGTGCGCCAGAAACGGGTCGGCTTCATGCGTTCGGCGCTGGCGCGGCTGGATTTACCGCGCACCGAGGTCTTTCACGGCCGGGCCGAAGACGCGCTGGAGCGGCTGCAGCAGTCCGGACAGGAAAGCACGGCCGACCTGATCGTGAGCAAGGCCTTCATGCCGTGGGACAAATTGCTGGATTTCACCCGACCCATGCTCCGCCCCGCAACGGGTGATCAGGCAGGCGGACAACTGGTGATCCTTTCCAACGACCCGCCGCCGGAAAACGACCTGCCCGACACATGGAACCTGATGGCGGCCGCGTCCTATCCCGTGCAAAAAAAACAGCACTATTTCTGGGCGCTCTCGCCCTGCTGA
- a CDS encoding ATP-dependent 6-phosphofructokinase → MPQVCKEQVYKPTDTNIPRLGEPKVKSPLKHGRYVDEDDAVLVNLSRQSVEGTKGRKKRDPAYFELAGPRSNLYFDPSKAKCAVVTCGGLCPGLNDVIRAIVMTAHNEYHVPSVLGIRYGLAGFIPSEGYDVLELTPENVSQIHEFGGTMLGSSRGPQQVGEIVDALERMNISILFMIGGDGTLKAAERVQAEISKRNLSIALVGLPKTIDNDIQFASPSFGFDTAVEKATEAIRCAHVEATGAPWGLGLVKVMGRESGFIAAQSAMALQDVDFVLVPEDEFDLSGENGFLQHLEKRVRTHGHAVIVVAEGAGQNIIGQSREKDKSGNPVLGDIAGTLKTEIKEHFHKQDIECTLKYIDPSYIIRSVPANANDRIYCSFLGIHAVHAGMSGRTGLVISRWNGRYVHIPMKLMTKARKKINTCSNYWRAVLESTGQPGSMKNG, encoded by the coding sequence ATGCCGCAGGTGTGCAAAGAGCAGGTCTACAAACCCACGGACACGAATATTCCCCGACTGGGGGAACCCAAAGTCAAAAGCCCGCTCAAGCACGGGCGGTACGTGGATGAAGACGACGCGGTGCTGGTCAACCTTTCCCGCCAGAGCGTCGAAGGCACCAAGGGCCGCAAAAAACGCGACCCCGCCTATTTCGAGCTGGCCGGGCCACGCTCCAACCTCTATTTCGACCCCAGCAAGGCCAAATGCGCGGTGGTCACCTGCGGCGGGCTTTGCCCGGGCCTCAACGACGTGATCCGCGCCATCGTCATGACCGCGCACAACGAATACCATGTGCCCAGCGTGCTGGGCATCCGCTACGGACTGGCCGGGTTCATCCCCTCGGAAGGCTACGACGTGCTGGAGCTGACCCCGGAAAACGTGAGCCAGATTCATGAATTCGGCGGCACCATGCTCGGCAGCTCGCGCGGGCCGCAGCAGGTGGGCGAGATCGTGGACGCGCTGGAACGCATGAACATCTCCATCCTGTTCATGATCGGCGGCGACGGAACCCTCAAGGCAGCGGAACGGGTACAGGCCGAGATATCCAAGCGCAACCTGTCCATCGCCCTGGTGGGTCTGCCCAAGACCATCGACAACGACATCCAGTTCGCCTCGCCCTCATTCGGGTTCGACACGGCCGTGGAAAAGGCCACCGAGGCCATCCGCTGCGCCCATGTGGAGGCCACGGGCGCGCCGTGGGGGCTGGGGCTGGTCAAGGTCATGGGCCGGGAATCCGGCTTCATCGCCGCCCAAAGCGCCATGGCCCTGCAGGACGTGGACTTCGTGCTGGTGCCCGAAGACGAATTCGACCTTTCCGGCGAAAACGGCTTTTTGCAGCATCTGGAAAAACGGGTGCGCACCCACGGGCACGCGGTCATCGTGGTGGCCGAGGGCGCGGGCCAGAACATCATCGGCCAGAGCCGCGAAAAGGACAAATCCGGCAACCCGGTGCTGGGTGACATCGCCGGAACCCTCAAGACCGAGATCAAGGAACATTTTCACAAGCAGGATATCGAATGCACGCTCAAGTACATTGATCCCAGCTACATCATCCGCTCGGTCCCGGCCAACGCCAACGACCGCATCTACTGCTCGTTTCTGGGCATCCACGCGGTGCACGCGGGCATGAGCGGCCGCACCGGACTGGTCATCTCGCGCTGGAACGGCCGCTACGTGCACATTCCCATGAAGCTGATGACCAAGGCCCGCAAGAAGATCAACACCTGCTCCAATTACTGGCGCGCGGTGCTGGAATCCACGGGCCAGCCCGGCAGCATGAAGAACGGCTGA
- a CDS encoding FeoB-associated Cys-rich membrane protein, which produces MDTIIAVIIIVLAGVYVFRRMHKSMTGKSGCGCSGDCGACGGSGQNADGSCPSEKKEPLE; this is translated from the coding sequence ATGGATACCATCATTGCAGTGATCATTATTGTTTTGGCCGGGGTGTACGTGTTCCGGCGCATGCACAAATCCATGACCGGAAAATCCGGTTGCGGATGCAGCGGGGACTGCGGCGCCTGCGGCGGTTCCGGGCAGAACGCGGATGGCTCCTGTCCTTCGGAAAAAAAAGAACCGCTCGAATAA